One region of Eupeodes corollae chromosome 1, idEupCoro1.1, whole genome shotgun sequence genomic DNA includes:
- the LOC129939680 gene encoding glutaconyl-CoA decarboxylase subunit gamma-like encodes MSRFIITLLAIIATTSAKPYVVSYAPGYYGGFIAPSYSYNYPYYNYPLTAVTYVETLPVVAAPAAPVAAIPVFPAKLTAKNAAPAQAPPAQAKASAPAPRPASAPAPAGAPAKLITITKTVPQLPDLQGLLSSLPLQQILELPPVKLLAELKTNKLQAISGLQSALQEKLAPIAALLP; translated from the exons TT ATCATCACTCTTTTGGCTATCATCGCCACAACATCTGCGAAACCTTATGTTGTTAGCTACGCACCTGGATATTATGGTGGATTCATAGCTCCTTCGTATAGTTACAACTATCCATATTACAACTATCCCCTAACTGCAGTTACCTATGTTGAGACTTTGCCAGTAGTTGCTGCTCCAGCAGCACCAGTGGCTGCCATTCCAGTGTTTCCAGCAAAATTAACTGCTAAGAATGCAGCCCCTGCTCAGGCTCCCCCAGCACAGGCAAAAGCATCTGCACCAGCACCAAGGCCAGCTTCTGCACCAGCACCAGCTGGAGCTCCAGcgaaattaataacaataacgAAAACTGTACCTCAACTTCCGGATTTACAAGGTCTGCTATCATCACTGCCATTACAACAAATTTTGGAACTTCCCCCAGTTAAATTGTTAGCagaacttaaaactaacaaGTTGCAAGCGATATCGGGATTGCAAAGTGCGTTGCAAGAAAAACTTGCACCTATTGCTGCTTTGTTACCTTAA